Genomic DNA from Candidatus Nitronereus thalassa:
GGTCGCCGTGGCCACCGTCGCCGCCAAGCTTGGGCTCGAAGCGGAAATTTACATGGGCACGGAAGACATGGAACGCCAAGCATTGAATGTCTTTCGTATGCGGCTGCTCGGTGCAAAAGTCACCGGGGTCGACGCCGGGAGCCGGACCTTAAAAGATGCCATCAGTGAAGCTATGCGTGATTGGACCACGAATGTTCGCACGACCCATTACTTATTGGGTTCAGTGTTAGGGGCCCACCCCTACCCGATGATGATTCGTGATTTTCAATCCGTCATCGGACGCGAAGCTCGAAAACAAATTCTCGCGGCAGAAGGACGTCTTCCTCACTGCCTCGTCGCCTGCGTCGGGGGAGGTAGTAATAGTATCGGCCTGTTTTATCCTTTTGTGAATGACAAAAAAGTAGAAATGGTCGGGGTCGAAGCTGCTGGACGTGGAGTGGCCAGTGGCAAACATGCGGCTCGTTTTTCAGGGGGAAGCCCAGGGGTATTACACGGCACCATGACCTATCTCCTGCAAGACCCGGACGGACAAGTGAAACTCACCCATTCCGTGTCGGCCGGTCTCGACTATGCAGCGGTTGGACCCGAACATAGCATGCACCATGACTCTGGGCGCATTCGGTACACCTCTGCCACTGACCAAGAAGCCCTTGAAGCCTTTGATTTGTTGTCTCGCGAAGAAGGCATCATTCCAGCCTTGGAAAGTGCCCATGCCGTAGCCGAAGTGATCAAACTCGCACCGACCATGAAGAAAAACCAAATCCTCATCATGAACCTCTCCGGGCGTGGCGACAAAGACGTGAACCAAATTGCCCGCATGCGCGGCATCCCCTTATAACCATGCTTGCTACCGCTAACCGAATATCCGCAACCTTTGAACAGCTCGCGGCCAAGGGAGAAAAAGCCCTGATTCCCTATATCATGGCCGGGGACCCTTCATTAGCGGATACTGAATCGCTCGTGCTGGCTTTGGAAAAGGCCGGGGCGGATCTGATTGAATTGGGAGTTCCCTTCTCCGATCCGATTGCCGATGGTCCGGTGATTCAAAAAGCCGCGGAACGTGCATTGCTATCCGGCACGTCACTCCGCCGTATTCTAGCTATGGTGAAGACCTTACGGACCAAGACGCAAATTCCGCTAATTCTCATGACCTACTACAACACGATCATGGCCATAGGGGAAGAAACATTTTGCCAGGAAGCCGTCGCCGCCGGAGTCGATGGCGTCATCGTTCCCGACATGCCCCCTGAAGAGGCCGACAATTTGCACAAGGCCGCCCAAGCCCACGGGCCTTGCCTCATTTATCTTTTGGCACCCACGAGCACATCCAATCGCAAAACGGAAGTCATCCGCCGAACGCAGGGGTTTATCTATTATGTGTCGATCACCGGCATCACGGGCGCAAAGCTTGAAGGCTTTGCAGACATTGAAAAAAATGTGCGGGCCCTGCAAAAGAAAGCCAAAAAACCCATTGCCGTGGGGTTTGGCATTGCCACCCCGGATGATGCCCGACGTATGGCGGCCTTCGCTGACGGGGTGATCGTCGGAAGCGCCCTAGTCAAAAAAATTGCCGAGTTTCAACAAAGCCCTGAACTCATCCAGGAAGTTTCCCGATTTACCGAGCAACTTAAATCGGCGATTCGACCAAACGATCGTGCAGCCTGATACTGGCATCATCCTGTTCACTTCTCCATTCCTTTCATATCTTGACATTCCCTTGATGGGGAGTTAGTTCTTCACGTCCAGGCCGAAGTATCGAAGCTGGCGATTCTATCTAAGGGAGAGGAGAACCAACATGCCTACACGAAAGACAACACCATCAAAAAAGAAAAAAGTCTCCTCCTCTCAGCGACAAAGAAAATCCACCTCGCCGAAGAAAGCCGCGCCTTTTACCATCCAGAATCATTGTCTGATTGGCCCAAAGGTCAGGCAAAAAGAGACACCCAATAAAAGTGGAGAAATCACGCCAAAATATTTGGTGTTTCACTATACCGCCGGGCGGAGCGCACAGAGCTCCGTCAATTGGCTCACCAACCCCGCATCAAAAGCCTCGGCTCATTTAGTACTTGGACGAGACGGAAGCATCACCCAACTCGCGCCCTTTAATGTCAAAACCTGGCATGCGGGAGTCAGCAATTGGGATGGGGTGAAATTTCTGAACCAATGCTCCATTGGCATTGAAATGGACAATGCCGGTCCACTTCAACAGGTGGGAACCACCTTCAAGGCTTGGTTTGGAAAGGAATATCCTACCTCACAAGCCCTGCATGCCAAACACAAGCTTAATGAAGAACCGTGCTGGTGGCACACCTATACCGAGGCGCAAATTGATGCCGCGCTGGAGTTGGCTCGTTTGCTCACGTCGACGTATGGGTTAAAAGAAATTGTGGGGCATGAAGATATTGCCCCTGAACGAAAACGTGATCCGGGTCCGGCCTTTCCCCTGGCCCACATCCAATCCGCCGGGATGGGACGGAACACCGAAGCCGAAGAAGAACATGATGAATGCTACCGCGTCACGGCCAGCGCCTTAAATATTCGAAAAGGTCCTGGCCGAGATTTCGAAGCCGTCTCCGCCCCTCTGCCCTTGGGAACGATGGTGACATTGTTGGAGAAACGCGACCGATGGTACAAAGTTGAAACCAACGATGAACAGGACATTGAAGGGTGGGTCTTCAACAAATTCCTTGAAGCGGTCTAACACATCTCGTCTTCCTGTTGCGGCAGCATTTATTACCGCCGCCGCTCCTCATAAAAGGTTACTGCCCCTTGGCCATTTCCCTTGAACACCTTTCACAAGTTCTCTCTGAACTCAAGCCAGCCTTGATCAAGGGAAAAATTCAAAAGATCTCGCAACCGTTGCCCGAATCAATCTCTTTTGAAATCCGACGACCTGGCCAGACCGTCACCCTCTATATTTCGACACATCCACAAACCGCACGCATTCATGCCCTAACCCAACGGCTGCCTAATCCAACCACACCACCTCAATTTTGCCAGTATTTACGAAGCCATATTCTTGGCGCTCAGATTGAACACGTCGTACAAGTCCCGGATGATCGAGTGGTGTGGTTTGAACTGTCAGTCAAACACGTCACACAGTATCTGGTCATCGCGTTAACGGGACGCTCGGCAAATCTTTTTCTCGTGAATCACAAACACGAAGTCGTCCGATCATTAAAACCCGACAGCCAGAGCGCACAAAGAATACAGAACTATTTCAATACCGGGCAGAAACAAAACCGAGAAGATCCGGATACTGATTCCCCCTCCGAAGCATCATCACGGTCTTTCCCCATCTCGGCAATGCTCGAACAGACCTTTCATGATCTCGAACAAAACCAAGCACAACGGCAACTTCAAGAGCAACAACTTGCAGCCTTGCGCAAAGCCATGAAAAAGGCACAACGACGAGTGAATTCCCTCACACAGGATCTTGAGAAAGCACAGCGTTACTGCGAATATGGGAGGTATGGAGAACTGCTCAAGGGTCAACTTGGGCAGATCAAAAGAGGACAATCCCACGTTACCCTCATCGACTATTATGACGAGCATCTCCCAGAACTCACACTTCCCCTTGATCCCACGAAAGACCCAACATGGAATCTCAATGACTATTTTCGCAAATACCGAAAGTTCACAGGAGCCCAACGCAAAGTTCTCCCGCGCCTAGAACAAGCCCAGGCTGAACTCGCGAAACTGACCGAAGATTTTCAAGCAGCCGAACGTGGTGAAATGAAACCGCCGGAATT
This window encodes:
- the trpB gene encoding tryptophan synthase subunit beta, which codes for MPSIPDKRGRFGKYGGQYVPETLMPAMLELEEVYARVRRDRAFQKELQDILKQYVGRPTPLYLAKQLTKTLGGAKVYLKREDLCHTGAHKINNAVGQMLMTKYMKKKRIIAETGAGQHGVAVATVAAKLGLEAEIYMGTEDMERQALNVFRMRLLGAKVTGVDAGSRTLKDAISEAMRDWTTNVRTTHYLLGSVLGAHPYPMMIRDFQSVIGREARKQILAAEGRLPHCLVACVGGGSNSIGLFYPFVNDKKVEMVGVEAAGRGVASGKHAARFSGGSPGVLHGTMTYLLQDPDGQVKLTHSVSAGLDYAAVGPEHSMHHDSGRIRYTSATDQEALEAFDLLSREEGIIPALESAHAVAEVIKLAPTMKKNQILIMNLSGRGDKDVNQIARMRGIPL
- a CDS encoding NFACT family protein, whose amino-acid sequence is MAISLEHLSQVLSELKPALIKGKIQKISQPLPESISFEIRRPGQTVTLYISTHPQTARIHALTQRLPNPTTPPQFCQYLRSHILGAQIEHVVQVPDDRVVWFELSVKHVTQYLVIALTGRSANLFLVNHKHEVVRSLKPDSQSAQRIQNYFNTGQKQNREDPDTDSPSEASSRSFPISAMLEQTFHDLEQNQAQRQLQEQQLAALRKAMKKAQRRVNSLTQDLEKAQRYCEYGRYGELLKGQLGQIKRGQSHVTLIDYYDEHLPELTLPLDPTKDPTWNLNDYFRKYRKFTGAQRKVLPRLEQAQAELAKLTEDFQAAERGEMKPPEFPKPKPPTSPRASKTQKTALPYRRYISEDGFSILVGKSAKDNDAVTFKVSKQDDMWLHARGTPGSHVIIELEKKKQVPPETLKDAATLALFYSDLRKSGKGEVIYTLRNNVRKPKGAKPGSVTVTQEKTTWVYVDEARLKRLKDSVPSMITD
- the trpA gene encoding tryptophan synthase subunit alpha — encoded protein: MLATANRISATFEQLAAKGEKALIPYIMAGDPSLADTESLVLALEKAGADLIELGVPFSDPIADGPVIQKAAERALLSGTSLRRILAMVKTLRTKTQIPLILMTYYNTIMAIGEETFCQEAVAAGVDGVIVPDMPPEEADNLHKAAQAHGPCLIYLLAPTSTSNRKTEVIRRTQGFIYYVSITGITGAKLEGFADIEKNVRALQKKAKKPIAVGFGIATPDDARRMAAFADGVIVGSALVKKIAEFQQSPELIQEVSRFTEQLKSAIRPNDRAA
- a CDS encoding N-acetylmuramoyl-L-alanine amidase, which gives rise to MPTRKTTPSKKKKVSSSQRQRKSTSPKKAAPFTIQNHCLIGPKVRQKETPNKSGEITPKYLVFHYTAGRSAQSSVNWLTNPASKASAHLVLGRDGSITQLAPFNVKTWHAGVSNWDGVKFLNQCSIGIEMDNAGPLQQVGTTFKAWFGKEYPTSQALHAKHKLNEEPCWWHTYTEAQIDAALELARLLTSTYGLKEIVGHEDIAPERKRDPGPAFPLAHIQSAGMGRNTEAEEEHDECYRVTASALNIRKGPGRDFEAVSAPLPLGTMVTLLEKRDRWYKVETNDEQDIEGWVFNKFLEAV